The sequence below is a genomic window from Brooklawnia cerclae.
GGCCGCGAGATCACCTGCCTGCGCCTCGGAAGCGACAAGAAGGCCCGCTACTACATCCACCGCTCGGTCATCCGGGCATGGCTCGACGCCCACACCGACCGAGCCCTCACCAGCCACTGACCACACAGAAGGGACCCTCACATGTCCACTGTCATCGACCCGAAGGCTCTGTTCGCCAGCGCCGTCACCGACACCGCCGCCAAGACCATCCACTCCCTTGCCGAGCGCGCCGACCAGTTGATGGCCGAGCGCGACCATCTCAACGACCAGCTCACCCGCATCGCCGACGAGGTCGCACTCGCTGTCCGCAACCC
It includes:
- a CDS encoding helix-turn-helix domain-containing protein, producing MPTPLEFAGNAAGYLTPREATAYMPRHEKTIRDMCAGREITCLRLGSDKKARYYIHRSVIRAWLDAHTDRALTSH